Proteins from one Penaeus monodon isolate SGIC_2016 chromosome 39, NSTDA_Pmon_1, whole genome shotgun sequence genomic window:
- the LOC119597234 gene encoding mucin-5AC-like has protein sequence MGAIAVFIVPFTAERTNSLVPFTAERTNSLVPFTAERTNSLVPFTAERTQKPRPFTAERTNSLVPFTAETGQTASSIYSRTDQQPRPFTAERTTASPIYSRTGPQPRPIYSRTDQQHLTFTAETDQQPRPFTAERTNAFTLQQKKDQQPFHIYSRTDQQLVHLQQNGPTASSHLQQNGPTAFHIYSRTDQQPLTFTAARTNSLVHFTAERTNSLSYLQQNGPTAFPIYSRTDQQPLHIYQQNRTNSSHIYSRKDHSLSIYSRTDQQPSHLQQNGPTASSIYSRTDQQPLTFTAERNQQPFTFKQNGPTASSIYSRTDQQPRPITAERTNSLVHLQQNGPTASSHLQQNGPTASQFTAERTNNLVPFTAERTNSLSHLQQNGPTTSHIYSRTDQQPRHIYSRTHQQPFTIYSRTDQQPRPIYSRTDNSLVPLQQNGPTAFPIFTVARTNSLSHLQQNGPTASSHLQQNGPTASSHLQENGPTASSYLQQNGPTAFPIYSRTDQQPRPIYSRTDQQPRPIYSRTDQQPRPIYSRTDQQPRPIYSRTDQQLLSHLQQHGPTASQHLQQNGPTTSSHLQQNGPTASHIYSRTDQQPRHIYSRTDQQLLIFTAERTNSLVTFTAERTNSLSHLQQNGPTASSHLQQNGPTASSHLQQNGPTAFQIYSSTDQQPLTFTAERTNSLVTFTAERTNSLVTFTAERTNSLVPFTAERTNSLSHLQQNGPTASSHLQQNGPTAFTFTAERTNSLVTFTAERTNSLVPFTAERTNSLVPFTAERTNSLVHLQQHGPTASSHLQQNGPTASSHLQQNGPTAFHIYSRTDQQPVPFTAERTNSLSTFTAERTNSLSIYSRTDQQPSHLQQKRTNSLSHLQQNGPIASSHLQQNGPTDSSHLQQHGPTASSHLQQHGPTASSHLQQNGPTASSHLQQNGPTTST, from the coding sequence AACAGCCTCGTCCATTTACAGCAGAACGGACCAACAGCCTCGTCCATTTACAGCAGAACGGACAACAGCCTCTCCCATTTACAGCAGAACGGGACCACAGCCTCGTCCCATTTACAGCAGAACGGACCAACAGCATCTCACATTTACAGCAGAAACGGACCAACAGCCTCGTCCATTTACAGCAGAACGGACCAACGCCTTTACATTACAGCAGAAAAAGGACCAACAGCCTTTCCACATTTACAGCAGAACGGACCAACAGCTCGTCCATTTACAGCAGAACGGACCAACAGCCTCGTCCCATTTACAGCAGAACGGACCAACAGCCTTTCACATTTACAGCAGAACGGACCAACAGCCTCTCACATTTACAGCAGCACGGACCAACAGCCTCGTCCATTTTACAGCAGAACGGACCAACAGCCTCTCATATTTACAGCAGAACGGACCAACAGCCTTTCCCATTTACAGCAGAACGGACCAACAGCCTCTCCACATTTATCAGCAGAATCGGACCAACAGCTCTCACATTTACAGCAGAAAGGACCACAGCCTTTCCATTTACAGCAGAACGGACCAACAGCCTTCACATTTACAGCAGAACGGACCAACAGCCTCGTCCATTTACAGCAGAACGGACCAACAGCCTCTCACATTTACAGCAGAACGGAACCAACAGCCTTTCACATTTAAGCAGAACGGACCAACAGCCTCGTCCATTTACAGCAGAACGGACCAACAGCCTCGTCCCATTACAGCAGAACGGACCAACAGCCTCGTCCATTTACAGCAGAACGGACCAACAGCCTCGTCCCATTTACAGCAGAACGGACCAACAGCCTCTCAATTTACAGCAGAACGGACCAACAACCTCGTCCCATTTACAGCAGAACGGACCAACAGCCTTTCACATTTACAGCAGAACGGACCAACAACTTCTCATATTTACAGCAGAACGGACCAACAGCCTCGTCACATTTACAGCAGAACGCACCAACAGCCATTCACCATTTACAGCAGAACGGACCAACAGCCTCGTCCCATTTACAGCAGAACGGACAACAGCCTCGTCCCATTACAGCAGAACGGACCAACAGCCTTTCCAATATTTACAGTAGCACGGACCAACAGCCTCTCACATTTACAGCAGAACGGACCAACAGCCTCGTCACATTTACAGCAGAACGGACCAACAGCCTCGTCCCATTTACAGGAGAACGGACCAACAGCCTCGTCCTATTTACAGCAGAACGGACCAACAGCCTTTCCCATTTACAGCAGAACGGACCAACAGCCTCGTCCCATTTACAGCAGAACGGACCAACAGCCTCGTCCCATTTACAGCAGAACGGACCAACAGCCTCGTCCCATTTACAGCAGAACGGACCAACAGCCTCGTCCCATTTACAGCAGAACGGACCAACAGCTCCTTTCACATTTACAGCAGCACGGACCAACAGCCTCTCAACATTTACAGCAGAACGGACCAACAACCTCGTCCCATTTACAGCAGAACGGACCAACAGCCTCTCACATTTACAGCAGAACGGACCAACAGCCTCGTCACATTTACAGCAGAACGGACCAACAGCTTCTCATATTTACAGCAGAACGGACCAACAGCCTCGTCACATTTACAGCAGAACGCACCAACAGCCTTTCCCATTTACAGCAGAACGGACCAACAGCCTCGTCACATTTACAGCAGAACGGACCAACAGCCTCGTCCCATTTACAGCAGAACGGACCAACAGCCTTTCAAATTTACAGTAGCACGGACCAACAGCCTCTCACATTTACAGCAGAACGGACCAACAGCCTCGTCACATTTACAGCAGAACGGACCAACAGCCTCGTCACATTTACAGCAGAACGGACCAACAGCCTCGTCCCATTTACAGCAGAACGGACCAACAGCCTTTCACATTTACAGCAGAACGGACCAACAGCCTCGTCCCATTTACAACAGAACGGACCAACAGCCTTCACATTTACAGCAGAACGGACCAACAGCCTCGTCACATTTACAGCAGAACGGACCAACAGCCTCGTCCCATTTACAGCAGAACGGACCAACAGCCTCGTCCCATTTACAGCAGAACGGACCAACAGCCTCGTCCATTTACAGCAGCACGGACCAACAGCCTCGTCCCATTTACAGCAGAACGGACCAACAGCCTCGTCCCATTTACAGCAGAACGGACCAACAGCCTTTCACATTTACAGCAGAACGGACCAACAGCCTGTCCCATTTACAGCAGAACGGACCAACAGCCTTTCCACATTTACAGCAGAACGGACCAACAGCCTCTCCATTTACAGCAGAACGGACCAACAGCCTTCACATTTACAGCAGAAACGGACCAACAGCCTCTCCCATTTACAGCAGAACGGACCAATAGCCTCGTCCCATTTACAGCAGAACGGACCAACAGACTCGTCCCATTTACAGCAGCACGGACCAACAGCCTCGTCTCATTTACAGCAGCACGGACCAACAGCCTCGTCCCATTTACAGCAGAACGGACCAACAGCCTCGTCCCATTTACAGCAGAACGGACCAACAACCTCGACTTAG